One genomic window of Tatumella citrea includes the following:
- a CDS encoding molybdopterin-dependent oxidoreductase, whose protein sequence is MTEKKKPAKLIAEPDQRRLLVNLERRLMIKSGLTLGAVSMLTGCNMQDGDDVDKVLWAMSRWNDRVQSWLFSGQKMAQTYRPDQLTKPFRFNAYYPEYNVPDIDIPNYRLEVSGKVRHTTPWTLEQLRGLPQNSQITRLICIEGWSCIGQWAGIPLKTFLEHIGAYLTCKYVGFKCDDRYYTSIDMATALHPQTILALDFDGQALPPDFGYPLRLRVPTKLGFKNAKHIAAIFVTDNYPGGYWEDQGYNWFSGV, encoded by the coding sequence ATGACTGAGAAGAAAAAACCTGCAAAATTAATCGCTGAGCCAGATCAAAGGCGATTGTTGGTCAATCTTGAACGCCGTCTGATGATTAAATCCGGGCTGACGCTTGGGGCTGTTTCTATGTTGACTGGCTGTAACATGCAGGACGGCGATGACGTTGATAAAGTCTTGTGGGCGATGTCGCGCTGGAATGACAGAGTACAGAGCTGGTTATTCAGTGGTCAGAAGATGGCCCAAACTTATCGTCCTGATCAACTGACCAAACCTTTTCGCTTTAATGCTTATTACCCCGAATACAATGTCCCTGATATTGATATCCCTAACTACCGGCTGGAAGTTTCAGGAAAAGTCCGTCACACCACGCCCTGGACTCTGGAGCAACTCAGGGGCCTTCCGCAAAACAGCCAGATAACACGGCTTATCTGTATAGAAGGATGGAGTTGTATCGGCCAATGGGCGGGTATTCCGCTGAAGACTTTTTTAGAACATATCGGTGCCTATTTGACCTGCAAATATGTCGGATTCAAATGTGATGACCGCTATTACACCAGTATCGATATGGCGACCGCCCTGCATCCACAAACCATTCTGGCCCTTGATTTTGATGGACAGGCATTGCCTCCGGATTTCGGCTATCCGCTACGACTGAGGGTTCCTACAAAACTCGGTTTTAAAAATGCCAAACATATTGCGGCTATTTTTGTGACTGATAATTACCCGGGTGGCTACTGGGAAGATCAGGGCTATAACTGGTTTAGCGGTGTCTGA
- a CDS encoding oxidoreductase, translating into MVSRQQKTALIGPGAIGTTIAAALFEKGHHLQIFGRTAHPHLELRHDDGSIIVPGPVKTDPSEAEGPFDIIFVAVKQTQTEAITPWLKKMCGPETVVCVLQNGVEQKEQFAPLTGQATVLPSVVWFPAQRESDTLVWLRDNARLTLPDTPQARQVQVLLQDTRCAVDLSDDFVSVAWRKLLQNAVAGLMVLSLRRAGMFRRDDIIALAERYIEEGLKVARAEGATLADTVSQDIINRFRLAPTDLGTSILADRQAGHPLEWDCRNGVIQRRGKQHGIPTPVSDVVVPLLAAAGEGPG; encoded by the coding sequence ATGGTTTCCCGACAACAAAAAACTGCCCTCATCGGGCCAGGTGCAATTGGTACAACAATTGCTGCTGCATTGTTTGAAAAAGGCCACCACCTGCAGATATTTGGTCGTACCGCCCACCCTCACCTTGAATTACGTCATGATGATGGAAGTATCATTGTGCCTGGTCCGGTAAAGACGGATCCATCGGAAGCTGAAGGTCCGTTTGATATTATCTTTGTCGCCGTTAAGCAGACACAGACAGAAGCTATCACTCCCTGGCTTAAAAAAATGTGCGGACCAGAGACTGTTGTCTGTGTACTGCAAAACGGAGTTGAGCAAAAAGAGCAATTCGCCCCCCTTACCGGGCAGGCGACAGTATTACCTTCCGTCGTCTGGTTTCCGGCCCAACGGGAATCCGATACGCTGGTCTGGTTGCGGGATAATGCACGGCTCACTCTGCCGGACACGCCTCAGGCCCGTCAGGTACAAGTTCTATTGCAGGATACCCGTTGTGCTGTCGATCTTTCCGATGATTTTGTCTCTGTAGCATGGCGAAAACTGCTGCAAAATGCGGTTGCCGGACTGATGGTATTAAGCCTGCGTCGTGCCGGAATGTTCAGACGTGACGATATCATCGCCCTGGCTGAGCGTTATATTGAAGAGGGACTGAAAGTTGCCCGGGCAGAAGGTGCCACTCTTGCTGACACAGTTTCTCAGGATATTATCAACAGATTTCGTCTGGCACCGACCGATCTGGGAACATCTATTCTTGCCGATCGCCAGGCAGGTCATCCTCTGGAATGGGATTGCCGTAACGGGGTTATTCAGCGCCGTGGTAAACAGCACGGAATTCCGACCCCAGTCAGTGACGTCGTCGTACCGTTACTCGCCGCTGCCGGTGAAGGACCGGGCTGA
- a CDS encoding helix-turn-helix transcriptional regulator, producing MEFIFTLRYQLSELDANQHNIVGRLIAAGCDDAVIGVGLPGRLALEFTTESESAVQAIRQAITGIKNVVPSALLTEAAPDLVGLTDVAELVGVSRQNMRKLMLAYPGNFPSPVHEGKTSLWHLTDILSWLQLRGNYQIPQWLAEVAVATMQVNISKEASRLADKGLLALS from the coding sequence ATGGAATTTATCTTCACGCTGAGATACCAACTGTCTGAACTGGATGCTAACCAACATAATATCGTCGGGAGGCTGATTGCTGCAGGATGTGATGATGCCGTCATCGGTGTTGGTCTGCCTGGCAGGTTGGCCCTTGAATTTACAACAGAGTCTGAAAGTGCAGTACAGGCAATCCGGCAGGCTATCACCGGGATAAAAAACGTTGTGCCTTCAGCACTGTTGACTGAAGCTGCCCCCGATCTGGTGGGATTAACGGATGTTGCAGAGCTGGTTGGAGTTTCACGACAAAATATGCGGAAACTGATGCTCGCTTATCCAGGAAACTTTCCTTCTCCGGTCCATGAAGGTAAAACCTCGTTATGGCATCTGACAGATATCCTCAGTTGGTTACAGTTGCGGGGGAATTATCAGATTCCTCAGTGGCTTGCTGAGGTTGCTGTAGCAACCATGCAGGTCAATATCAGCAAAGAAGCCAGCCGGTTAGCCGACAAAGGTCTGCTGGCGTTATCATAG
- a CDS encoding DUF2000 family protein produces MFDTKIVFVIREDLAVWQKLNVTAFLATGIAADSPEIMGQPYVDSGGRQYGKLAGQPIMIFSADTEGLRKVQARGFDRELVMMPYVYPMFSTGNDEANREIFQAEPAENMDLVGLAMRGPKKIIDKVIKGLSLHQ; encoded by the coding sequence ATGTTCGATACCAAAATTGTTTTTGTCATTCGTGAAGATCTTGCCGTCTGGCAAAAACTCAACGTCACAGCGTTTCTCGCCACTGGCATTGCAGCAGATTCCCCGGAGATTATGGGACAACCCTATGTAGATTCCGGCGGGCGTCAGTACGGAAAACTCGCTGGTCAGCCAATAATGATCTTCTCAGCAGATACTGAAGGATTAAGGAAAGTACAGGCCAGGGGATTTGATCGGGAGCTGGTTATGATGCCATACGTTTATCCGATGTTTTCAACGGGAAATGATGAGGCTAACAGAGAAATATTTCAGGCAGAGCCTGCAGAAAATATGGACCTGGTAGGGCTGGCCATGCGCGGTCCGAAAAAAATTATCGACAAAGTCATTAAGGGACTCTCGCTGCACCAATAA
- the tehB gene encoding tellurite resistance methyltransferase TehB, with amino-acid sequence MDAPLTQSGLQPDNYYADKYQLSLPHSELREALAHLTSGKALDIGCGRGRNSLYLNSHGFDVTGWDNNPGSLAHLQHIIDQEQLTGIRCSSVDLNQHRFNGSYQLILSTVVMMFLQPETIPQLIADMQAATAKDGFNLIVCAMNTTDTPCPLDFPFTFQSGELSHYYRNWHIIKYNEHHGELHKTDANGQRIRMRFATLLARKTPVK; translated from the coding sequence ATGGATGCACCGCTGACGCAGAGCGGGTTACAGCCCGATAACTATTATGCGGATAAATACCAGCTTTCGCTGCCTCACTCTGAGCTTCGTGAGGCGTTAGCACATTTAACCTCGGGTAAAGCGCTCGATATCGGTTGTGGCCGTGGGCGTAACAGCCTGTACCTGAACAGCCATGGTTTTGATGTAACCGGATGGGATAACAACCCTGGTAGTCTGGCTCATTTGCAGCACATTATTGACCAGGAACAACTGACAGGAATCCGCTGCTCATCGGTCGATCTCAACCAGCACCGTTTCAACGGCAGTTATCAGTTGATACTTTCAACGGTAGTCATGATGTTTCTGCAACCAGAAACCATCCCGCAACTGATAGCCGATATGCAGGCGGCTACCGCAAAAGATGGGTTCAATCTGATTGTTTGTGCCATGAACACCACGGATACCCCCTGCCCGCTGGATTTTCCTTTTACCTTCCAGTCCGGGGAACTGAGCCATTATTACCGTAACTGGCATATCATTAAATATAATGAGCACCACGGGGAGTTACATAAAACCGATGCTAACGGACAACGTATCAGGATGCGTTTTGCAACCCTGCTGGCCCGTAAGACCCCGGTAAAATAA
- a CDS encoding glucose/quinate/shikimate family membrane-bound PQQ-dependent dehydrogenase — translation MASSLKQKPLWLRVCSFLLGIILVLTAIAFIYGGVKLVTLGGSWYFLISGVLMLISGYLFLRSRSAGAVLYIVTMIGTIIWALSDAGLNFWPLISRLMYPGGLAILAFLLLPSLRRYEERGSEWKGSYVLAVLSIVAFAVAFGYMFVPHDPVAFSGQEKPLVPVDKDQMQKNWDNYGNTPGGSRFVALDQINRNNVSELKPAWTFHTGDIPISPTGNGAEDQETPLQVGDKVFLCTPHNNVIAVDADTGKQIWKADINAKSSVWMRCRGLAYFDATKPLPQPTVPGSTPPAPVAAVNAGGCERRILMNTIDDRLIALNADNGEFCQDFGDKGTVNLLTGMGSAPDPQYVLTSAPTLAGTTVVVGGRVSDNVSVDMPGGVIRGFDVITGQLRWSFDTGNQDPNAVLKPGEHYVRSTPNSWAPMSYDPSMNTVFMPMGSSSVDIWGANRTALDHKYGASILAVDATTGKEKWDYQTVHNDLWDFDVPMQPSLINFKTSDGTEKPAVVIGTKAGQIYVLDRLTGQPLTKVENVAVKGGGIPGEQYSFTQPRSVGMPQIGAQTLKESDMWGATPFDQLACRISFKSMRYNGLYTAPGTDISLSFPGSLGGMNWGSLSTDPVNHYIFVNDMRLGLWQQLVPADPNAKTGVNTGGEAVNTGMGAVPMKGAPYSVNKNRFMSPLGIPCQAPPFGTLSAIDMTTQKIVWQVPVGTVQDTGPFGIKMGVKMPIGMPTLGGTLATQGGLVFIAGTQDYYLRAFDSSTGKEVWKARLPVGSQGGPMSYVSPKTGKQYILISAGGARQSPDRGDYVIAYALDK, via the coding sequence ATGGCCTCTTCATTAAAACAAAAGCCTTTATGGCTAAGAGTATGTAGTTTCTTACTAGGGATCATTCTTGTTCTGACCGCTATAGCGTTTATCTATGGCGGTGTAAAACTGGTTACGTTAGGCGGTAGCTGGTACTTCCTGATCTCCGGCGTTCTGATGCTGATCAGCGGATACCTGTTCCTGCGGAGTCGTTCTGCCGGTGCAGTACTTTATATAGTGACCATGATTGGTACGATAATCTGGGCACTGTCAGACGCCGGGCTTAATTTCTGGCCGTTAATTTCACGTCTGATGTATCCGGGGGGCCTGGCTATTCTGGCTTTCCTGCTCCTGCCATCTCTGCGCCGTTATGAAGAACGTGGTTCAGAATGGAAAGGATCCTATGTGTTAGCGGTACTGTCGATTGTGGCTTTCGCCGTTGCCTTTGGTTATATGTTCGTTCCTCATGATCCGGTCGCTTTTTCTGGTCAGGAAAAACCACTGGTTCCGGTGGACAAAGACCAGATGCAGAAAAACTGGGATAACTACGGTAATACTCCGGGCGGCAGTCGTTTTGTCGCGCTGGACCAGATTAACCGTAACAACGTGTCTGAACTGAAACCAGCCTGGACATTCCACACGGGTGATATTCCGATTAGCCCAACCGGAAATGGTGCTGAAGATCAGGAAACTCCGCTGCAGGTAGGCGATAAAGTGTTCCTGTGTACTCCACACAACAATGTGATTGCGGTAGACGCGGATACCGGTAAGCAAATCTGGAAAGCGGATATTAACGCAAAATCTTCTGTATGGATGCGTTGCCGTGGTCTGGCTTACTTTGATGCGACCAAACCATTACCTCAGCCAACCGTACCGGGCAGTACTCCTCCGGCACCAGTAGCTGCTGTAAATGCGGGTGGTTGTGAACGTCGTATTCTGATGAACACCATCGATGACCGCCTGATTGCTCTGAATGCGGACAACGGTGAGTTCTGCCAGGATTTCGGTGACAAAGGTACCGTTAATTTGTTGACCGGAATGGGTAGTGCACCAGATCCACAATATGTATTAACCTCCGCACCAACGCTGGCTGGTACTACCGTCGTGGTTGGCGGGCGCGTGTCAGATAACGTTAGTGTTGATATGCCTGGTGGTGTGATTCGTGGTTTTGACGTGATCACTGGTCAGTTACGTTGGTCATTCGATACCGGTAATCAGGATCCGAATGCAGTGCTGAAACCGGGCGAGCATTATGTCAGAAGTACCCCGAACTCCTGGGCACCAATGTCGTATGACCCGTCAATGAATACTGTATTCATGCCGATGGGTAGTTCTTCAGTAGATATCTGGGGTGCTAACCGTACTGCTCTGGACCATAAATATGGTGCTTCTATCCTTGCTGTTGATGCAACAACAGGGAAAGAAAAATGGGATTATCAGACGGTCCATAATGACCTGTGGGATTTCGATGTCCCGATGCAACCAAGCCTGATTAATTTCAAAACCAGCGATGGTACTGAAAAACCTGCAGTAGTTATCGGCACCAAAGCAGGACAGATCTATGTACTGGATCGTCTGACTGGTCAGCCTCTGACTAAAGTGGAAAATGTCGCAGTGAAAGGCGGCGGAATTCCTGGTGAACAATATAGCTTTACCCAGCCACGTTCTGTCGGCATGCCGCAGATTGGTGCGCAGACTCTGAAAGAGTCTGACATGTGGGGTGCGACACCGTTTGACCAACTGGCTTGTCGTATCAGCTTTAAATCAATGCGCTATAACGGGCTGTACACCGCTCCGGGCACTGATATATCGCTGAGCTTCCCGGGATCTCTGGGTGGCATGAACTGGGGCAGCCTGTCTACCGATCCGGTAAACCACTATATCTTTGTTAATGATATGCGCCTGGGCCTGTGGCAGCAGTTGGTACCGGCTGATCCAAATGCTAAAACTGGCGTAAATACTGGCGGTGAAGCTGTGAACACCGGTATGGGTGCGGTTCCGATGAAAGGTGCGCCTTACTCTGTGAACAAAAACCGCTTCATGTCCCCACTGGGTATTCCATGTCAGGCACCGCCATTTGGTACGCTGAGTGCTATTGATATGACCACTCAGAAAATCGTCTGGCAGGTACCAGTAGGTACTGTTCAGGATACCGGGCCTTTTGGTATCAAGATGGGTGTGAAAATGCCAATCGGCATGCCAACACTGGGTGGTACTCTGGCAACGCAGGGCGGCCTGGTATTTATTGCCGGGACTCAGGATTACTACCTGCGTGCATTTGACAGCTCAACCGGAAAAGAAGTCTGGAAAGCTCGTTTACCTGTCGGAAGCCAGGGTGGACCAATGAGCTATGTATCGCCGAAAACCGGCAAACAATACATTCTTATTTCTGCCGGTGGTGCCCGTCAGTCACCAGACCGTGGTGATTATGTAATTGCCTACGCACTGGATAAATAA
- a CDS encoding LysR family transcriptional regulator gives MKYPDLNLIIALDALLEEGSVTGAARRMNLSPPAMSRTLTRIRDQLGDAILVKNGRKMVPTPRALALREQIHQTMENAIQVLQPESALDLASLDRTFSLHANDVFISAFGGQLLERLRQQAPNVGLRFTAENGSDEDSLRDGKVDLYISAMRPMPEDIHVQSLFSTRFMGLAREDHPIFSAPVTLSVLLPMSKSVFRDAAAPEGQWINAWLKPGWYERFHW, from the coding sequence ATGAAGTATCCAGATCTGAATCTGATTATCGCGCTTGATGCACTGCTGGAAGAAGGTTCAGTCACCGGAGCCGCGAGACGTATGAATCTCAGCCCACCAGCGATGAGCCGCACACTGACCCGAATCCGTGATCAGCTGGGGGATGCTATTCTGGTAAAAAATGGCCGGAAAATGGTCCCTACCCCCAGAGCCCTTGCGCTGCGTGAACAGATTCATCAAACCATGGAAAATGCCATTCAGGTGTTGCAGCCAGAATCAGCGCTGGATTTAGCCTCACTGGACCGCACATTCTCTTTACACGCAAATGATGTATTTATCAGTGCATTTGGCGGACAGTTACTGGAGCGATTACGACAGCAGGCACCGAATGTCGGACTCCGGTTTACAGCAGAGAATGGCAGTGATGAGGACAGTCTGCGGGACGGTAAGGTCGATCTGTATATCAGTGCAATGCGACCAATGCCTGAAGATATTCATGTTCAGTCACTGTTTTCCACCCGTTTTATGGGGCTGGCTCGTGAAGATCACCCTATTTTTTCGGCGCCGGTCACCCTCAGCGTTTTGCTGCCTATGAGCAAATCAGTGTTTCGCGACGCGGCCGCGCCAGAGGGCCAATGGATAAATGCCTGGCTGAAGCCGGGCTGGTACGAACGGTTTCACTGGTAG
- a CDS encoding type 2 periplasmic-binding domain-containing protein, protein MDKCLAEAGLVRTVSLVVPTFHSGVFSLGNSDLILPLPEHVVSAVLRMGIKTRAFSLPLALEPIPVIQA, encoded by the coding sequence ATGGATAAATGCCTGGCTGAAGCCGGGCTGGTACGAACGGTTTCACTGGTAGTACCAACATTTCATTCTGGCGTTTTCTCGTTGGGCAATTCAGACCTGATTCTGCCGTTACCGGAACATGTTGTAAGTGCCGTATTGCGGATGGGAATAAAAACCCGTGCTTTCTCGCTGCCTTTAGCACTGGAGCCCATTCCGGTTATCCAGGCCTGA
- the ppx gene encoding exopolyphosphatase — MTTTASKADKPQEFAAIDLGSNSFHMVIARVVDGALQVLSRLKQRVHLADAIDPKNQLTEEGIQRGLACLALFAERLQGFNPENVSIVGTHTLRVVDNAEEFLQRAAEIIPYPIEIIPGNEEARLIFMGVEHTQPEKGRKLVIDIGGGSTELVIGEDFEPQLVESRRMGCVSFSNIYFPGGVISPENFRRARLASVQKLETLAWQFRLQGWKYALGASGTIKAACEVLEALGEKEKTITPEGLDRLYDEVIKFKSFDELSLPGLADDRKTVFIPGLAILRGVFDSLGIRELLYSDGALREGVLYEMEGRFRHQDIRTRTAQSLANHYAIDSEQANRVLKTTQHLHSQWQEQNQKLADPQLTAVLQWAAMLHEVGLSINHSGMQRHSAYILQNSNMPGFSQAQQLLLSTMVRYHRKGIKAEEFPRFMSFKKKQFLPLIFILRLAALLSNQRQATTHPESLILDTDDGHWTLTFPSGFFSQNTLVQLDLEREQQYWQDVAGWQLNLKEEE, encoded by the coding sequence ATGACAACTACAGCCAGTAAAGCAGATAAACCTCAGGAATTCGCGGCGATAGACCTCGGTTCTAACAGTTTTCATATGGTGATTGCCCGCGTAGTGGACGGGGCATTACAGGTTCTCAGCCGGTTAAAACAACGGGTTCATCTGGCTGATGCCATCGATCCGAAAAATCAGCTGACAGAAGAAGGTATCCAGCGGGGCCTGGCCTGCCTGGCATTATTTGCCGAGCGCCTTCAAGGCTTTAATCCTGAGAATGTTTCTATCGTGGGTACCCACACTCTCAGAGTCGTGGATAACGCCGAAGAGTTTTTGCAGCGCGCTGCAGAAATCATTCCTTACCCGATAGAGATCATTCCGGGTAATGAAGAAGCCCGCCTGATTTTTATGGGGGTTGAACATACTCAGCCTGAAAAAGGCCGCAAACTGGTAATTGATATCGGTGGCGGTTCCACAGAACTGGTCATCGGTGAAGACTTTGAACCGCAGTTAGTAGAAAGTCGTCGCATGGGTTGCGTCAGTTTTTCCAATATCTACTTCCCTGGCGGTGTCATTTCTCCGGAGAATTTTCGCCGTGCACGGCTGGCTTCAGTCCAGAAGCTGGAAACTCTGGCCTGGCAGTTTCGTTTACAGGGCTGGAAATATGCTCTGGGTGCTTCCGGAACGATTAAAGCCGCCTGCGAGGTTCTGGAAGCCTTAGGTGAAAAAGAAAAAACTATTACACCGGAAGGCCTGGACCGTTTGTATGACGAAGTGATTAAGTTTAAATCCTTTGATGAATTGAGCTTGCCCGGATTGGCCGACGATCGTAAAACCGTGTTTATTCCGGGGCTAGCCATTTTACGTGGTGTATTTGATTCTCTGGGGATCCGCGAGTTGTTGTATTCAGATGGTGCCCTACGCGAAGGGGTTCTGTATGAAATGGAAGGTCGTTTCCGCCATCAGGATATCCGTACCCGTACAGCACAAAGCCTGGCAAACCATTATGCAATTGACAGCGAACAGGCCAACCGTGTTCTGAAAACAACACAGCATTTGCACAGCCAGTGGCAGGAACAAAACCAGAAACTGGCTGACCCTCAGTTAACAGCAGTGCTGCAATGGGCGGCAATGTTGCATGAGGTCGGGCTGTCGATAAATCACAGCGGCATGCAGCGCCACTCCGCATATATACTGCAAAACTCCAATATGCCTGGCTTTAGTCAGGCACAACAACTGTTGCTGTCCACCATGGTCCGCTATCATCGTAAAGGTATAAAAGCCGAGGAATTTCCGCGGTTTATGTCTTTTAAAAAGAAACAGTTTCTGCCGTTGATCTTTATTTTGCGGCTGGCTGCGTTACTCAGTAACCAGCGCCAGGCGACGACACATCCTGAATCTTTGATACTGGATACAGATGACGGGCACTGGACACTGACCTTTCCTTCCGGATTTTTTAGCCAGAACACCCTGGTCCAGCTGGATCTGGAACGTGAACAACAGTACTGGCAGGATGTTGCCGGCTGGCAACTGAATCTGAAAGAAGAAGAGTAA
- the mgtE gene encoding magnesium transporter codes for MPAPENRTLQQKRQQIISRLLNSPALVNGLLAHPDKAAAFDNPQLNAYCQQLISDISTLHAADIADILESLPEDARQALWQLVPVESRGQVLVEASETVWESLTENMSDKAILKAIEPLDIDDQAWLARFLPRNLTGRLLTSLAPRQRSDLLNIIKNDVDGVARVMDFNFLTARHDVRLGVVQRFLRRKGKIPAGTDKLFITDSNNTLLGELMLTDILVNAPHCLVSQVMNDSPVTFRLQDKAEDAASAFERYNLISAAVTDQQQRLIGRIAIEDIIDLVNQENENNIRKMGGIRQEEDVFAPVSKAVKNRWAWLALNLCTAFIASRVIGLFENTIAHLVALATLMPIVAGIGGNTGNQTITMIVRALALHQVEPGNFSFLFLREVGVALINGIFWGGIMGGITWLMYHNLAMGGVMMLAMILNLLLAACMGVLIPLIMTKLKRDPAIGSSVLITAMTDTGGFFIFLGLATLFLLH; via the coding sequence ATGCCAGCACCAGAAAACCGAACATTGCAGCAAAAACGTCAACAAATCATCAGCAGATTGCTGAACTCTCCTGCGCTGGTTAACGGTCTGTTAGCGCACCCTGACAAAGCTGCAGCCTTCGATAACCCGCAGCTGAATGCATATTGCCAGCAACTCATTTCTGATATCAGCACACTTCATGCGGCAGATATTGCAGACATTCTGGAGTCATTGCCGGAAGATGCCCGACAGGCACTGTGGCAGTTGGTGCCGGTGGAAAGTCGTGGCCAGGTGTTAGTGGAAGCTTCAGAAACAGTCTGGGAAAGTCTGACAGAGAATATGTCAGATAAAGCCATTCTCAAAGCTATCGAACCACTGGATATTGATGACCAGGCCTGGCTGGCCCGGTTTTTGCCACGTAACCTGACAGGGAGGCTGCTAACCTCTCTGGCTCCCCGCCAGCGCTCTGACCTGCTGAACATCATCAAAAATGATGTTGACGGTGTAGCCAGAGTCATGGACTTTAACTTTCTCACTGCCCGCCATGATGTCCGGCTGGGCGTCGTTCAGCGTTTTTTGCGCCGCAAAGGAAAAATTCCTGCCGGCACCGATAAACTCTTTATCACCGACAGCAATAACACCCTGTTAGGTGAACTGATGCTGACAGATATCTTAGTGAATGCCCCGCATTGTCTGGTCAGTCAGGTAATGAATGACTCACCCGTCACCTTCCGGTTACAGGATAAAGCGGAAGATGCTGCCAGTGCCTTTGAAAGATACAACCTGATATCTGCCGCAGTCACAGACCAGCAGCAGCGATTGATTGGCAGGATTGCCATCGAAGATATTATCGATCTTGTAAATCAGGAGAACGAAAATAATATTCGTAAGATGGGCGGGATACGCCAGGAAGAGGATGTTTTTGCACCGGTAAGTAAGGCGGTAAAAAACCGCTGGGCCTGGCTGGCACTCAATTTGTGTACTGCATTTATAGCGTCGCGGGTGATTGGCTTATTTGAGAACACTATTGCACATCTGGTGGCACTGGCGACTCTGATGCCAATTGTTGCCGGTATTGGTGGTAATACCGGTAATCAGACCATCACTATGATAGTCCGTGCCCTTGCCCTGCATCAGGTTGAGCCTGGTAATTTTTCCTTCCTGTTTCTCAGAGAAGTGGGAGTGGCATTGATTAACGGGATATTCTGGGGCGGGATTATGGGTGGAATTACCTGGCTTATGTATCACAACCTGGCAATGGGTGGCGTAATGATGCTGGCGATGATTCTTAACCTGCTGCTTGCCGCCTGTATGGGGGTACTGATTCCGTTGATAATGACAAAACTGAAACGCGATCCTGCCATTGGATCCAGTGTATTAATTACTGCGATGACAGATACCGGAGGGTTCTTTATCTTTCTGGGACTAGCTACGTTATTCTTACTGCATTAA
- a CDS encoding cytochrome b/b6 domain-containing protein, whose product MRKSTVHPWPVRLCHWLNVPVMVGMVMSGWGIYNADPLFSFSFPQKATLGGWLGGNIAWHLAVMWVLGLNGLIYLSWGILSGHFRRRFFPLTAGAVGQDISLALRFRLPHRSRSYNAVQKLMYLLVLLAGVLLVLSGLSIWKPVQFSSLVALMGGFATARYVHFFAMSTIVVFVCIHVLMVILVPKTLPAMITGGQASPENAPEQNHD is encoded by the coding sequence ATGCGCAAATCCACTGTCCACCCCTGGCCTGTCCGGTTATGTCACTGGCTTAATGTGCCGGTGATGGTTGGCATGGTGATGAGTGGCTGGGGGATCTATAACGCCGATCCGCTATTTAGTTTCAGCTTCCCGCAAAAAGCTACCCTTGGTGGCTGGCTGGGTGGGAATATTGCCTGGCATCTTGCTGTAATGTGGGTACTGGGTCTCAACGGGTTAATTTACCTGAGTTGGGGGATACTGAGCGGCCACTTCCGGCGGCGCTTTTTTCCGTTAACTGCCGGCGCTGTTGGCCAGGATATTTCTCTGGCGCTGCGCTTTCGCCTGCCTCACCGTTCCCGCAGCTATAATGCAGTACAAAAACTGATGTACCTGTTGGTCTTACTGGCAGGCGTCTTATTAGTGCTTTCCGGGCTATCTATCTGGAAACCCGTCCAGTTCAGTTCTCTGGTCGCTCTGATGGGGGGATTTGCTACCGCCCGTTATGTGCACTTTTTTGCCATGAGTACGATTGTGGTGTTTGTGTGTATCCATGTTTTGATGGTGATACTGGTACCCAAAACACTGCCTGCAATGATCACCGGCGGGCAGGCATCTCCTGAAAATGCCCCGGAACAGAACCATGACTGA